One window from the genome of Cryptomeria japonica chromosome 6, Sugi_1.0, whole genome shotgun sequence encodes:
- the LOC131048191 gene encoding non-specific lipid-transfer protein 1 gives MAKSVLLVLMVLIAFYSCSCSAISCGSLTLDLLPCLPYLRSGGGDPSSFCCNEIKQLNAAIRGKEARQGACKCILQQGKRYHINWNNAKQLPGLCKVNLPVPVSPNTDCSRVS, from the exons ATGGCAAAATCAGTGTTGCTTGTTTTGATGGTGTTGATAGCATTTTATAGTTGCTCATGTTCTGCAATATCTTGTGGAAGTTTAACTTTGGATTTGTTGCCATGTTTACCTTATTTGAGAAGTGGAGGAGGAGATCCAAGCTCATTTTGTTGCAATGAAATAAAGCAGTTGAATGCAGCAATCAGAGGCAAAGAAGCAAGACAAGGTGCATGCAAATGTATTTTGCAGCAGGGCAAACGATATCATATCAACTGGAACAATGCAAAACAACTTCCTGGGTTATGCAAAGTTAATCTTCCAGTTCCCGTTTCACCTAATACAGATTGCTCACg TGTCTCTTAA